Proteins from a genomic interval of Zingiber officinale cultivar Zhangliang chromosome 1B, Zo_v1.1, whole genome shotgun sequence:
- the LOC121990657 gene encoding translation machinery-associated protein 7-like has product MDTFSRDTHAFSRLVHLFVYWRIKICARAEENLDSPPPFPSSTKPKRIMSSKQGGKLKPLKQPKADKKDYDESDLANLQKKKEEEKALKELRAKASQKGSFGGSGLKKSGKK; this is encoded by the exons ATGGACACGTTCTCACGTGACACTCACGCGTTCAGCAGGCTCGTTCATCTATTTGTCTATTGGCGGATCAAGATATGCGCTCGAGCAGAGGAAAACCTCGATTCGCCTCCGCCTTTCCCTTCTTCCACCAAGCCGAAGCGGATCATGTCGTCCAAGCAAG GTGGGAAGTTGAAGCCCCTCAAGCAGCCCAAGGCTGACAAGAAGGATTACGATGAG AGTGATCTGGCAAATTTgcaaaagaagaaagaagaagagaag GCACTCAAGGAGCTTAGAGCCAAGGCCTCCCAGAAAGGATCATTCGGAGGTTCTGGTTTGAAAAAGAGTGGAAAGAAATAG